A genomic window from Ascaphus truei isolate aAscTru1 chromosome 1, aAscTru1.hap1, whole genome shotgun sequence includes:
- the EREG gene encoding proepiregulin, whose protein sequence is MDCWRRTCSLLVLCGFLMLQLVCGTTVIPLCKPGDPAENCTIAMVQTDDSPRVAPVKIIRCRTEMENFCFNGQCMYLVDLDEHSCRCNKGFTGDRCVHPEFVKQPTSQEYLALTIFLTLLLLLAIAVASFFAYKWYKNKKLSQPQKEYTEVNAQNV, encoded by the exons ATGGACTGCTGGAGAAGGACCTGCAGTCTCCTTGTTCTTTGTG gttttCTTATGCTGCAACTGGTATGTGGAACAACAGTGATTCCTTTATGTAAACCAGGAGACCCTGCAGAGAATTGTACAATAGCTATGG TTCAAACAGACGACAGCCCGCGTGTGGCACCCGTGAAAATAATTAGATGCCGAACTGAAATGGAAAACTTCTGTTTCAATGGTCAGTGCATGTACCTTGTGGATCTCGATGAACACTCCTGCCG GTGTAATAAGGGCTTTACCGGTGACCGCTGTGTACACCCAGAGTTTGTCAAACAACCTACAAGCCAGGAGTATTTGGCACTTACAATATTTTTAACACTGTTGCTGCTTCTGGCCATCGCAGTGGCATCCTTCTTTGCATACAAATG GTATAAGAACAAAAAACTAAGTCAGCCCCAGAAGGAATACACAGAAGTTAATGCACAGAATGTATAG